From the Papaver somniferum cultivar HN1 chromosome 2, ASM357369v1, whole genome shotgun sequence genome, the window AGGTGTGATTCAATCTTACAACGCAAAAAAGAAGAAACACGAGGTAACATGCTCTTCAAACATTGTCATACACTTTTGCAATGTCTGCTCATATTCTGAATGTAAGTTCTCTTACTTGTGCTGTTGAAGATATTGTACGACGACGGAGAGGTGGAAGTACTTCAGTTAGGCCGTGAGCGCTGGGAACTTATATCTGATGGTCAACACCCTAGAAAGGTATCCACATAATGGTTTTACCATATTGTGAACTTAATTACTTGCTGTCCTTGGTTTATGTGATGGTATAGCATAGTTTTGCGAATTTCTGATATTGTGAACTGATCAAACCTGTTTACAGCGGCTAAAGTCATCAAAGAGTCCCCCTTCTAAAGGAATGTAAGTAGTTATgatttttagttatttttttggCCTTGTCCATTTTCTATATCTTGTTGAGACTTAAATTAAATGTGAGACGTCTGCTGAGAGGAAATTCATTATAGATGGCTAGCACAAAAAGTATGTACTGTTCGTGTAGAAAATTATGTTCACTTTGTTTTTTAATGGTGTTATAGGTCTGCACAGAAGAGGAAAAGAACACCGACTGATTCTAAACTAAGTATCAAATCCGAGAAGAGGTGCGCAGAAGCTTGTACTCCTGATGCCTTATATTAGGAATCATTCATTTGCTTAATTGTTTTTTTCGAGTGGGATTGCAGATCATCATCTTCTGGGGTGAGGCAAAAGAGAGCGCCAAAAAGAAGTGTGAAGCCCAAAAAGATTATATTACCAGAAAGTAGCATCAGTGGTTCAGATTTCAGTGATGCTGAGGGGAAAGAGAACTCTGACATAACCCCAGAACCTGTTACGACATCAAAATTCAGTGATACAAACTCAGGCAAGATCCTCTGGCCAtctgttgtttctttttttttgtttgacaaAAGATGTTGAAGCTTTATTTGTCCTTCATGCATTGGGAAATTTAGAACATTACCTTAATTCATTTccttgttttctcttcttctttttctctataGGTGATTCTGAAGAGAAACAATCGTTGAAGAATCATTCAGACACTGAAAAATCCGACAAAGAAGAAGACTCGGATTCTGAAGAGAATCATTCACCTGATGGAGATAAGAACCCAATAGATGAACAAGGATCCGATGAAGAGAGAACAGATTCTGAAGACAGAAGTGTTGAAAAATCTCAAAAGAGCTCAACTGAAGTGGAGGAGACAGGCAAAGAAGTGAAATCTGATTCCGAAGTGGACAGTGTGGCACATGAGACACATAAAAGCTCCTCTGAAGCCGAGGATTCTGACAAAGAAGAGAAATCAGACTCTGAAATGGAGGAGGTAGAAGAGACACAGAAGTCAACAGAAGCCGCCAAGGAGCCTGGCAAACAAGAGGAATCAATTTCTGAAGGGACAGGGGTAGAGGGGTCTGTGAAGGGCCCAACAGATGTCAATAAATTTGATGAGGAGAAACCGGAACTTCAAAGTAGGATGGAAGAAGATAGAGAGAATAACCCAACAGATGCAGAAGATTCTGCTGAAGAGGTTAAGCCAGAATCTCAAGATAGTATGGAAGAAGATACAGAGAAGAACCCTACAGATGCAGAAAAATCTGATGAAGAGGAGAGACCAGAATCTCAAAATGGTTTGGACAAAGATACAGAAGAAGGCCCAACAGCTTCAGGACAATCTGGTGAAGGGGAAAAGTCAGATTCTTCCAAGTCCGACAGTGCAAGTTCTGGAGACTCGGACAACGTGCCTCTAGTATTATACTTAACCTTTCTTATTATATACGACGGGTCAAGATCTGTTTACACTCTTCAGGTTTTTACACTAGTTACACCCTCCATGGATATATGATCCAAGTACTGTTTTCTCGATGGGGGCATGATCTTCTCCTTTGTAGATATGACTCACCAGAAAAACTGATTGTTTTGTAACACCTAAACCCATATGACTTGGTGGAGATGGTAAGAGAGCTTATTGCTTCAACCAATATATTACGGGTTCAAGGTGTTTCTGGAGaaatcagtttttggatcatCTACTGAGAGAGGTTTGACAAGTGTAAAACTGAAAATGGTGACAAATAGATCCTGACCTATGTGCTAAACTATTGCTGAATAAGTTTCTGGAGAATCTAACTTTATCATTTGGCTAATGCAGAGTGTGTGGAAGCGCAAGGCAAGGTAAGCAGGCTAAAGCACCATATTTATTCCCGAGTTATCCATGTGCCGCTGCCCTCGACTTTATTTTGAGATGGTGTTATGTATCTAAACACATGCACAAATAATGGGTCTGTCAGGAACTCAGGAAACCATGTAACATAATTGTTTACTCTCCTTGCGGGCTCAGTTCATTCCTCTCATCTGACTGATTTTTCCACATTAGCTTTCTTATGTTTAGGTTATATATGCTGGATGTAAGCATTTTTTGTAACTAGAGAGGGGATTATATTTGATTAGtcttgcttttcttgttttttcgCGACTATTACTTCAACAGTTCAGTTGCCAAACAAAGACTCAAATGTCGGTAGGTTTGAAAAACCTGTACTCTTTACAATCTACCCTATTGAACCGACAAAAGCTATAATTCGAAAAATGGATTTCAGCTTGGAAGCTGATTTCTTTGTCCTTAGGAACTCACTACTTTGAAGCCTATGTAAGTGATATTCTCAAATACTAGGTATTGCGCCTGAAATATTCTGTAGAAAGTGAAACTAAAGATTGGTAATGTTATAAAATAGGtaatcaacaaaataaaaaatggaaaCAGTAAAATTAATCCAAAATAATAAGATCTTACATTAAAAGGATTTATTGTAATCCTACTTATTCTTGAAAGTGGCGTTATATTTTTTTTCCCTTGAAGACAAAAATAATTGAACATACCAAAACTATATCAACTAAACGCCTCATTACCACTATTGCATTTATGGTTCCTGGTGGTAGTATGCATGATAGAGTTCTGAAAAAACTGTCTGCAGCATGGGTTCTGTGACCACTGGTATCACGTACAGATCTAAAACGTCATGTCTTGAGACTTGACAGCCCTACAACTTCTTTACTCCCTTGTAGAAGCCAAGCACCGATTGGATTTCTGTTAATGTAGGGTCTGTTTTGAAGTTTTTATTGGATAAGTGTTTCCCGATTGCACTTAACAATTATAACATAGACACACTTTCCCTCAAATCTCTTGCGTATATATGCCTTAAATCACAAAAAAACCTTCTAAAGCATTCACATAAAAGCCTTCTAAAAGCCAAAAGTATGCCATCAACACAGATGGATTAAAGCAATTACTAAGAAGACATAAGAGAAGCGAGCCGGGTTTAGGAAACAATGTGTACTTTAATAGCTTAAGCATACCCAATTCAAAAATGAATATTAAGAAATTACCTATTTCTGACATAGAACATTACCTATTTCTGTCAATTTTTTTGTTTCCATTTGGATTTAATCTTGTAAAGTTGTTTTTACTGCTCATGAACATAAAGGATCGTTCGTCTTTCCCTGAAAGAATACTACACACGGCAAGCTTACCATACTGGGTATAAGGTTATGCAGCTGTTGTCCTACTAACTACAGATCACAATTATTATAAGCTTAGTTTACCAAACCATGATAATAATGGATGGGATTAAAAATTTTGTGGTTAGTTTTCTCTACATTTATGTCACGCGACAGTAGAAtcatggaagaagatgatgacgTCAATACATTACCAGTCTATTGTGCTAAGTCTTGATTCATTACACTTCCATTATGCCATGCACACACATTAACACATTACGATAATGAAAAATCTTTAGCACATCGGaattaatcaaacaaacaaaaactctATAGACACCGTTATCCATATATAGTAACAAAGAATCAATCTACTGCCATGGTAAGAAAGAATCGACAGTAAATAAAGATTTAATTGAAACTATGATAAGATAAATACTAAACTTGGTTCATATTACCTTGGTCTCGATGGAATTTCTTCCTTCTAGATAAACCCAACCATGAATCAACATTAATCTCtataacaaacaaaacaaaagagtTACCTAAtcatattagggttctgaaatcAGAGAAGTGAGAAAGAGAATCGGGAAAACAAAGACGGGCAGGGATGGAAAATAGTTAGGATTTTAATACCACAAAAATTTACCTGTTCAATTTTTCTTGGAGGGTTGTCCTTTTTGAGTTTTTTATTGATTCATGACAACTAAGTTAAAGTTTTCAACACATGAAATCTTTTTTAGGAAATTTTGCAGAGGATAAGAAAACCATCTACAGTTTGACGAACAAACACCTTGCTAATCACCAAATCATGAAATCGATCCAATATAATACACCGTTTAGAAACTTATAAAACTTGCGTTTTTACATCCATATTTAGCTATAATCTCATGAAGATTAATAGTTCCAAGCAAGTTATTATCAAAGTAACATCTCGGATTCACAACATTCTCTCCAGCAGCCTTAATCCAAGCAAAATCAATCACAACATCAAAACTGTCACATTTTTTTCACAACCCAATCATCTAAATACTCATAATCATTCTTAAAAACACACACTTGAAAATCCCAAAAAAGACTACCTACGTTAAAAATTATATCCTCTTATTTCTTAAGATATCCAAGATGCAACTGTAGTTTCTTAGGATACCTTTGAACCAAACACTCAATTTTATCAATTCCAAAAATAATAAGTACAATGGATAGCTAGATAAGCAAATATACTTTTCACAAAGATTTCCCACTATCATCTGATTCGATCTGATAACCCACACCTATAATATCAAAATCAGTGAAAGGTTAATTCTTGACAAATAAGCAAACATGTAAGACCATGATCATCTAAATACTCATAATCATTCTTAAAAAAACACacttgaaaatccaaaaaaaaactaCCTACGTTAAAAATTATATCCTCTTATTTCTTAAAATATCCAAGATGCAGCTGTAGTTTCTTAGGATACCTTTGAACCAAACACTCAATTTTATCAATTCCAAAAATAATAAGTACAATGGATAGCTAGATAAGCAAATATACCTTTCACAAAGATTTCCCACTATCATCTGATTCGATCTGATAACCCACACCTACAATATCAAAATCAGTGAAAGGTTAATTCTtgacaaataatcaaacatataagACCATGATTATGTTAAAATTCAAACAAACTTAtatccaaaaattaaaaaagaaaaaaaaaagataaagagtaAACCTAACATTGAAAAATAATAACACATGATGACAAATCGTATTCGATATAACCAAAGTTCCTACTGAGGAAAAATCGTGTCTGATGAAATCGTACCTGTTAACAAATTAAGAAAACTTATCACGAGACTGGAACTTCGGAGAAAACATGCCGAGTAATTTTTGGTGTCGTGTGAAGATTAGGGATAGGAAACAAAAAGAAATCAGTAAAAGGAAAAACAATAAACATCATTGaaacaataacaaaaaagaaaaaaaactaaaagagaGCAGCAACCGGAAAAGTTTTACGGGGACAAATACAAAGAAACAGATGAAGTGAGAACAAAACAACATGGTTAGGAAGAAAAAACGGAGGTTATTAGGGTTCGTTCTGATACATTCTTAGATTTCAAGTGGTGTGGTAAATAGGGAATATTGGTGGTGTGAAATAACAAAAGATTCTTATTGGCTGAAATATACCCCGATGGGGCCAGAAGCTCTCAGAAGAGAGCtttgttcagcttttaaccacaacagaggaaattcacctgaaatcatattattaatattGCTTCCGGCATATTGGTCCCTTGACAGTTTAGTGGATAGGAATTTTGGTGTAGTTGTCTTGTCGTCATTTGTtaggcttctcttaaatgtagCCCACACTTTTATTAACCATAGCCTAAAAAGTTTAAgctaaaatgaaaaaacaaagtTACCAACCATGTCTTAATCTTTTTattaataattctacttcttccccaaaatcaaaatataaaccctaactttttcttttcaagatccaaactaagtTATACTCcaatttatttttaattgttcTCTCACTATTCTTATAAATTATCCAAttataaataataaattttactTTTTCCCCAAAACAATCTAAACCCAActttaaatatttggaaaaataacACATTTTCTCTAAAATGGTGTTATTTTTTCTAAATCATGATTATAGTATATCAAttgaggttatatattctaatcaTTCCTTTAAAAAATTTCCACAACAATATCAATCGAAAACGAAATGAAATCAACTAAGGTTTTGATTCTTTTccaaaaaatcattttttaaaaCTCCATAAACACTATTattctataaaaaaaattctaagaTGATGTCCTTTTCTCCCAATCATGATTACCATAGATCTTACATAACTTTAATTATGAAATTTATGtaattaaatttattttattttttggcttAGGGATTTGAAAATTTATTTGGGCTATATAGAAAAATTGTGTTCAATTTTATGGGTTATGTTAATGATTACTCCCTCCATTTCacaaagacagtccgctttgactttctcaaaatattaaggagaccatactattttacttgactaccttagttacttacctattttattttaataaaaatgctagcaatAAAAACTATCCAAAATTGGTGTGAGAATTtaaaatacgaaatataaaaggaaaatttaaaaaatattgaatttaagaAGTATAAACTATAAGGAAtctaatttttagagttaaatgtatatttccttaaaatgaatgaaggatatatttgtttcctcaattatactaatttctttaatattttagattgggtcacgttaaaaatggatttatttaaatataaagaattcaagggtatattagagagttcattgaaaaagtatgactataaacagaagctggacacaattttgaaattgacgaaaaaggaatagaggacggtctttcataaacagagggagtataagaATCCGTTTGGTTAGATTAATGACTTATTTTATGTGGGTTATAGTAAAAGcatgggctatatttaagagaagccattTGTTATACAGAGTATTCATAAATTTTGGTGTAGTTGTCTTGTTGTCATTTGTTATACCGAGTATtcacaaaacttttttttttttttttgaaacaaagaaAACATCTTCATTAGCCGATAATATTACATAACTTCTTGTTAACCTTCCTTTCACCCCTAACAAGATTTTCATAAGGTTTAGGGATGTTACATTCAAAATCAAAGGAAGATTTCCTAGCTCTAGCATCAATAGCTATTACATGAGCTATATTGTTAGCTAGTCTTTTAACATGACTTACTTCAGAAAACATAAAGTTCTTAAGTAGATGCCTTATTTCATCTATATAGCCTTGGTTCATCCAGTGGACTGTTGGCTTGACATCACTGATAGATGTAATTTCATTTTTACAGTCAGATTCAAAGATAACACTGCGGAGATTAAGTTCGTTGGCCCAAAGAACTGCCTGTTTCATTGCCCAACATTCCGCTTGCTCTGGATCTAGTCCTCCATTTGAGTATCTGCCCCTGATGGCTCTTGTTGTTCCTGCATGATCTCTGAGAATTAGACCAATTCCTACATCCTTATTATTATAATCAAATGAAGCATCCATGTTTATTTTGAAGCTGTTAAAAGAAGGCGGGCACCATTCAGGCGGAGTTTCTTCTGTCTGCAATTTAGACTGACTTGAAACCTCCAGCATGCATTGGTTTACCATTTGAGTAATATAGGAACATATAAGCCGACAGTTCAGGACATTGGTATTGAAAACCTTAGCACATCTGTTTTTCCAGATATGCCAAGATGTACACATTAATCTTGAGATCCATAGTTGGTTCTCCTCAAAGTCTGTTTGAGTAGAGGTAAACCAACTCGATATCCAAGATATTATCTCAATGTGCTGTGACTGCATTCCTGATACATTCACATTCATTTCCAACCAGATTCTTTTAGCATGATCACATTCAATTAATAAGTGCTGCAGAGATTCAACTTGTGTTTCACAGAGATTCATAAAActttgtaacttcttgtaactaatcCTACATGTAGAGATGTTTGTATAGGTTCGTGGTAACCTCCCATTTGAAACGTATTCCAGTTTCATCCCAAATTCATGCATCTTGCTAGTTGCAACACTAGGCCTTGACTCCCAGGAACCAAATTTTGATACGAAGCCCAAAACCGTAATCCGAAAATAACGGTGTCGCAGTGTATTGATTGTTGGCTCGATTTTACTAAGTTAGGAATCTTCCGGAATTTGTTCTTGAATAAATATCGTAAAGTGAAAACTATAAACAGGAGTCGTAACCCTTTAGTTTAGCATCGCGTGGATTCTGGGAGGTGTGAGGGGAACTCTGAAGTTCTGTATTCAAGTTTGTTTTGTTGTAGTTGGAGTAGGAACTAGGCGCATCGCGGAACGATATTTCTTTTGAGTTCTTGTTAAATTTCCGCGtagtttttattgtttttgatattaGGTCTTGGGGTGTTTAAGAAGAAGTAtcctaacaacaacaacaacaacaacctcgaCCTTTTCTCAGTTTctagaataaagaagaagaaattagacaGCGGCCGGAGACTCGTGATGTATATTCCAGGCGGGATCCTCTTGCGTTTACCTGTATATGCTAAATGAAAATTCAAGTGTGTATGCAAAAACTGGTGCAGGTTTCTTAAACGCAACGATCTGAGTTTGTTATATAGCAACTAAACCATTCTATAGAAGAAAAAACCCAAACACCGTGTCAGTTTGAACTGAAACAGTTAGTGTCACGTCTGAACGCACAAATAATCTTTATTTACTAGCAAAAACGAAGGTACACAGAAGCTATGCTCGTCGCATCTCTTTCAAGCCATCCGTCACTAGCGACGGAACCAGGAATTTGTGCCTGGGTGggctaaattttttttcttccatacaCCCATATTCAAATAAGCTAAATGTCTCAAAATTATATACAATGAGAAAGACGTTGCGCGCTGCTTCGCTTTTAAGGTTTAGGGATAATTTTTAAATTGCGCAGACAATACACGTATAGTAAAAATTAGTATTATTTTATGAAATTGCGGCCGAAGGCCGCCCGGAATTTTACAATGTTATTTTCTATATATTTGTATGATTTTCATATGGAATCACAAAATTATGAACCGATACATCGTAACActttttcatcaatttttttaattgtttgtAAAAAGGAATGAAAATAAAGAGAGGGGAGAAAAACTCTATGTTAACAAATTTTGATACTTGGGCTAATTTTTAGTTT encodes:
- the LOC113351800 gene encoding uncharacterized protein LOC113351800 yields the protein MHEFGMKLEYVSNGRLPRTYTNISTCRISYKKLQSFMNLCETQVESLQHLLIECDHAKRIWLEMNVNVSGMQSQHIEIISWISSWFTSTQTDFEENQLWISRLMCTSWHIWKNRCAKVFNTNVLNCRLICSYITQMVNQCMLEVSSQSKLQTEETPPEWCPPSFNSFKINMDASFDYNNKDVGIGLILRDHAGTTRAIRGRYSNGGLDPEQAECWAMKQAVLWANELNLRSVIFESDCKNEITSISDVKPTVHWMNQGYIDEIRHLLKNFMFSEVSHVKRLANNIAHVIAIDARARKSSFDFECNIPKPYENLVRGERKVNKKLCNIIG